A single genomic interval of Salvelinus namaycush isolate Seneca chromosome 41, SaNama_1.0, whole genome shotgun sequence harbors:
- the LOC120034492 gene encoding mitochondrial import inner membrane translocase subunit Tim29-like, protein MAASWVLRRWCSTSVAEAGAAPINGTRWERLKNSKLGVWFSGMSRDYKEACREIVVGAWERPIKASIYLSLLGGAGTCIYTNPDDASFETTVLDTANQLGLLTPWIRSGTSDGHVQKLAKLRNEGRLRHLSLGMVSLTYFADYNPDASLYEAQCSNLSIPWRELHTRVLDVGFAGRWWILDHKMKDYDVNDEEFKHLPPAMAATVPPGVQGVENNERLHKESWMPLKTEENEEKEKASAAEEEGGIVEQIKMDSLDLVETMKIKTGIVAQPQELPDPEPQERTLTETETQE, encoded by the exons ATGGCTGCCTCGTGGGTGCTCAGGAGATGGTGCTCCACCTCTGtagcagaagcaggagcagcaCCCATCAATGGCACCcgatgggagaggttgaaaaataGCAAATTGG GTGTGTGGTTTAGCGGCATGTCCAGAGACTACAAGGAGGCGTGTCGTGAGATTGTGGTGGGCGCGTGGGAGAGGCCAATCAAAGCTTCCATCTACCTGAGCCTTCTGGGTGGAGCCGGCACCTGCATCTACACAAACCCCGACGACGCCTCCTTCGAGACCACCGTCCTGGATACAGCCAATCAGCTCGGGCTCCTGACGCCGTGGATACGCAGTGGAACATCGGATGGGCACGTGCAGAAGCTGGCGAAGCTTCGTAACGAGGGAAGGTTACGTCACCTCAGCCTGGGAATGGTCTCACTCACCTACTTCGCCGATTACAACCCGGACGCCAGTCTTTACGAGGCCCAGTGCTCCAACCTCTCTATCCCCTGGAGGGAGCTCCACACGCGGGTACTGGACGTTGGCTTCGCGGGTCGCTGGTGGATCCTGGACCATAAGATGAAGGACTATGATGTGAACGACGAAGAGTTCAAGCACCTGCCGCCTGCTATGGCCGCCACAGTGCCCCCTGGTGTCCAGGGGGTGGAGAATAACGAGAGGCTGCACAAAGAGTCATGGATGCCTCTGAAGACTGAGGAGAATGAGGAGAAGGAAAAGGCATCGGCAgctgaggaggagggaggcattGTAGAACAAATAAAGATGGACAGTTTAGATCTTGTagaaacaatgaaaataaagacAGGCATTGTAGCTCAACCACAGGAGCTACCTGACCCAGAACCACAGGAGCGGACACTGACAGAGACGGAGACACAGGAGTAG
- the LOC120034491 gene encoding protein YIPF1-like isoform X1, translating to MASPDDLKFQEFDEATDLLLADPGASTLSMSGSSRTAPAGATGDIKLDMSDDEGQEESSELLRGEKQTSGFWTFEYYQSFFNVDTMQVLDRVKGSVMPLPGRNFIKHTLQSSPDLYGPFWICVTLVFSLAISGNLSTFLNSLGSPQYHYRPQFHRVTIAAVVIFLYAWLVPLGVWGFLTWRQREERQQSGYSFLETVCVYGYSLFIYIPTSVLWILPFEWLRWLLILVAMVISGSVLVLTFWPVVRDDTKVTAFATVATIVILHALLSIGCKMYFFQTATRTPVPTLAPNHTAAIFTNKTH from the exons ATGGCGAGTCCAGATGATCTGAAGTTCCAAG AGTTTGATGAGGCCACTGACCTGCTGTTAGCAGACCCTGGGGCCTCCACCCTCAGTATGTCTGGCTCCAGCAGAACGGCCCCGGCCGGTGCCACTGGGGACATCAAACTGGACATGTCCGATGATGAGGGACAGGAGGAGAGTTCAGAG CTCCTAAGAGGGGAGAAACAAACTAGCGGCTTCTGGACCTTTGAGTACTACCAGTCATTCTTCAATGTGGATACAATGCAG GTGCTGGACAGGGTCAAGGGGTCGGTGATGCCTTTACCAGGGCGGAACTTCATCAAACATACCCTCCAGTCGAGTCCGGATTTATATG GTCCCTTCTGGATCTGTGTGACGCTGGTGTTCTCTCTGGCCATCAGTGGAAACCTGTCCACCTTCCTGAACTCTCTGGGGAGCCCCCAATACCACTACAGACCCCAGTTCCACAGAG TGACGATAGCTGCAGTAGTGATCTTCCTGTATGCCTGGCTGGTGCCCCTGGGTGTATGGGGTTTCCTGACCtggaggcagagggaggagaggcagcagAGTGGTTACTCCTTCCTGGAGACGGTGTGTGTCTACGGCTACTCCCTCTTCATCTACATCCCCACCTCA GTGTTGTGGATCTTACCATTCGAATGGCTCCGATGGCTCCTCATCCTGGTCGCCATGGTAATCTCTGGGTCGGTCCTGGTGCTCACCTTCTGGCCCGTCGTCCGCGATGACACCAAGGTGACTGCTTTTGCCACCGTGGCAACAATCGTCATTCTCCATGCGCTGCTATCAATTGGCTGCAAG ATGTATTTTTTCCAGACAGCGACTCGCACACCAGTTCCTACACTCGCacccaaccacacagcagcaatATTTACCAACAAGACCCACTGA
- the LOC120034491 gene encoding protein YIPF1-like isoform X2, with protein MASPDDLKFQEFDEATDLLLADPGASTLSMSGSSRTAPAGATGDIKLDMSDDEGQEESSELLRGEKQTSGFWTFEYYQSFFNVDTMQVLDRVKGSVMPLPGRNFIKHTLQSSPDLYGPFWICVTLVFSLAISGNLSTFLNSLGSPQYHYRPQFHRVTIAAVVIFLYAWLVPLGVWGFLTWRQREERQQSGYSFLETVLWILPFEWLRWLLILVAMVISGSVLVLTFWPVVRDDTKVTAFATVATIVILHALLSIGCKMYFFQTATRTPVPTLAPNHTAAIFTNKTH; from the exons ATGGCGAGTCCAGATGATCTGAAGTTCCAAG AGTTTGATGAGGCCACTGACCTGCTGTTAGCAGACCCTGGGGCCTCCACCCTCAGTATGTCTGGCTCCAGCAGAACGGCCCCGGCCGGTGCCACTGGGGACATCAAACTGGACATGTCCGATGATGAGGGACAGGAGGAGAGTTCAGAG CTCCTAAGAGGGGAGAAACAAACTAGCGGCTTCTGGACCTTTGAGTACTACCAGTCATTCTTCAATGTGGATACAATGCAG GTGCTGGACAGGGTCAAGGGGTCGGTGATGCCTTTACCAGGGCGGAACTTCATCAAACATACCCTCCAGTCGAGTCCGGATTTATATG GTCCCTTCTGGATCTGTGTGACGCTGGTGTTCTCTCTGGCCATCAGTGGAAACCTGTCCACCTTCCTGAACTCTCTGGGGAGCCCCCAATACCACTACAGACCCCAGTTCCACAGAG TGACGATAGCTGCAGTAGTGATCTTCCTGTATGCCTGGCTGGTGCCCCTGGGTGTATGGGGTTTCCTGACCtggaggcagagggaggagaggcagcagAGTGGTTACTCCTTCCTGGAGACG GTGTTGTGGATCTTACCATTCGAATGGCTCCGATGGCTCCTCATCCTGGTCGCCATGGTAATCTCTGGGTCGGTCCTGGTGCTCACCTTCTGGCCCGTCGTCCGCGATGACACCAAGGTGACTGCTTTTGCCACCGTGGCAACAATCGTCATTCTCCATGCGCTGCTATCAATTGGCTGCAAG ATGTATTTTTTCCAGACAGCGACTCGCACACCAGTTCCTACACTCGCacccaaccacacagcagcaatATTTACCAACAAGACCCACTGA